In Paracoccus aerodenitrificans, the following are encoded in one genomic region:
- a CDS encoding universal stress protein gives MRKFLVVLDESPECQNAMRFAAMRASRSSGGVVVLAVIPPDAIQHGIGVADLMRQEAEDRITSQYQLFARWMRDSQGVDPELVIREGDPTAQIRAQMEGDPEIGVLVLGASTGSGGPGPIVSRLLRELSSLPCPVTLIPGDLSRERLEAIS, from the coding sequence ATGCGTAAGTTCCTGGTAGTACTTGATGAATCGCCCGAATGCCAAAATGCGATGCGTTTTGCCGCAATGCGTGCATCGCGCAGCTCGGGCGGCGTCGTGGTGCTTGCCGTTATCCCTCCGGACGCGATCCAGCACGGTATCGGGGTGGCCGATCTGATGCGGCAAGAGGCTGAAGATCGAATCACGTCGCAATATCAACTCTTTGCCAGATGGATGCGAGACAGTCAGGGCGTCGATCCTGAGCTTGTGATCCGCGAAGGTGATCCCACGGCACAGATTCGCGCCCAGATGGAGGGCGATCCGGAAATCGGTGTGCTGGTTCTTGGTGCCAGCACCGGCAGCGGCGGGCCGGGGCCGATTGTCAGCCGGCTTCTTCGGGAACTCTCAAGCCTGCCATGCCCGGTCACCCTGATCCCCGGGGATCTCTCTCGCGAGCGGCTTGAAGCCATATCCTGA
- a CDS encoding sugar transferase has translation MVKRQEALSESDLWYIDADKRGHGFYRRTGKRMMDVALAVFMIAVLVLPLIIVAGLLLLTQGRPLIYSGKRMKAPGQPFFQYKFRTMVRVDEDGGATGAHKNWRITRLGGVLRRTRLDELPQLFNILMGDMSFVGPRPPLPEYVERFPSLYAAILTTPPGVTGLATLIYHRHEDRIMANCKTAEETDRAYYARCLPTKLRIELVYRRTASPVLDLWIMWKTVLAVIPGLDRPRKKRSRDVSRRSLESAPSK, from the coding sequence ATGGTTAAGCGACAGGAAGCCCTTTCCGAATCCGACCTCTGGTATATCGACGCTGACAAGAGGGGACATGGCTTCTATCGCCGCACCGGAAAGCGGATGATGGATGTGGCACTGGCAGTGTTCATGATTGCCGTCCTAGTCTTGCCTTTGATCATCGTCGCAGGGCTTCTGCTGTTGACACAAGGGCGGCCGCTGATCTACTCTGGCAAGCGGATGAAAGCGCCGGGACAGCCCTTCTTTCAGTATAAGTTCCGTACAATGGTCCGCGTCGATGAAGATGGCGGCGCGACCGGAGCGCATAAGAACTGGCGGATTACGCGGCTTGGCGGTGTGCTGCGCCGGACCCGGCTGGACGAATTGCCGCAGCTTTTCAATATTCTGATGGGGGATATGAGCTTCGTCGGCCCGCGCCCGCCGCTTCCTGAATATGTCGAGCGTTTCCCGTCGCTTTACGCCGCTATTCTGACAACGCCGCCCGGCGTTACCGGACTGGCGACGCTGATCTATCACCGCCATGAGGATCGCATCATGGCGAACTGCAAGACCGCCGAGGAAACGGATCGCGCTTATTATGCGCGCTGCCTGCCGACCAAGCTGCGGATCGAGCTTGTCTATCGCCGCACCGCATCGCCGGTTCTGGATCTGTGGATCATGTGGAAAACGGTGCTGGCAGTGATCCCCGGACTGGATCGCCCGCGCAAGAAGCGCTCTCGCGATGTCAGTCGGCGGTCGCTTGAATCGGCACCGTCGAAATAG
- the rimI gene encoding ribosomal protein S18-alanine N-acetyltransferase, with the protein MTLAERLAAIHAESFTRPAPWSADSFAKMLDEPSSFLIEHRHGFAMGRLVLDEVELMTIAVRPSERGRHIGTELLKSFEAEARKKAARTGFLEVAFDNIAALTLYRNAGWTEAGRRRDYYGSGVDAIIMQRSFSSEADRGAAPDPGIFGLE; encoded by the coding sequence ATGACACTTGCCGAGCGGCTTGCAGCGATCCATGCGGAAAGCTTTACCCGCCCCGCGCCGTGGTCAGCGGACAGTTTCGCGAAGATGCTGGACGAACCCTCGTCTTTCCTGATCGAACACCGACACGGTTTCGCTATGGGTCGGCTTGTTCTGGATGAGGTCGAGTTGATGACCATCGCCGTTCGCCCCTCTGAGCGTGGTCGGCATATCGGCACGGAATTGCTGAAAAGCTTCGAAGCCGAGGCCCGAAAAAAAGCTGCCCGCACCGGATTTCTGGAAGTCGCTTTCGACAATATCGCCGCGCTGACATTATATCGCAATGCCGGGTGGACCGAAGCCGGTCGCCGTCGCGACTATTATGGCAGCGGCGTTGATGCCATCATTATGCAGCGCAGCTTTTCTTCTGAGGCCGACCGGGGCGCTGCCCCGGACCCCGGGATATTTGGGCTAGAATGA
- the tsaB gene encoding tRNA (adenosine(37)-N6)-threonylcarbamoyltransferase complex dimerization subunit type 1 TsaB, which translates to MRKPLTLGFDTSAAHCAAALLSGDELLASCHEDMEKGQAERLFPLIEEMLTRSGTSWNDLDLIGVGTGPGNFTGIRIAVAAARGLALSLRIPAIGIGTAEALAFGLPRPCRIVVRLRREQFLWQDFGDQPTAPAQATRDELPPGPAVAEPRFGIAEGIARTARLRSDQPQPRPAPIYLRPADAAPARDRGPVILP; encoded by the coding sequence TTGCGTAAGCCTCTGACGCTTGGCTTCGACACATCGGCCGCGCATTGCGCGGCCGCTTTGCTGTCGGGAGATGAGCTTCTGGCCTCATGTCATGAGGATATGGAAAAAGGCCAGGCCGAGCGGCTTTTCCCGCTGATCGAGGAAATGCTGACCCGATCCGGGACGTCATGGAACGATCTGGACCTGATCGGCGTCGGTACCGGCCCCGGAAACTTCACCGGAATCCGCATCGCCGTCGCAGCGGCGCGTGGCCTTGCCCTCTCACTGCGGATTCCTGCCATCGGGATCGGCACGGCAGAGGCGCTTGCCTTCGGCCTGCCCCGCCCCTGCCGGATCGTGGTCCGGCTTCGCAGAGAACAGTTCTTATGGCAGGATTTCGGCGATCAACCCACCGCGCCCGCACAAGCGACACGGGATGAGTTGCCCCCCGGTCCGGCAGTCGCGGAGCCACGATTTGGCATCGCCGAGGGGATCGCGCGAACAGCCCGGCTGCGCTCAGACCAGCCACAGCCTCGACCGGCTCCGATCTATCTGCGCCCCGCCGATGCCGCTCCGGCCCGCGATCGCGGCCCGGTCATCCTTCCATGA
- a CDS encoding NifU family protein yields MFIQTETTPNPATLKFLPGQPVLDEGTADFTTAEDAAASPLASRIFAAGGVTGVFLGTDFVTVTKADDVQWDHIKPALLGAIMEHYQSGAPVMDSSAGKVGHAEHDGEDEGVVSQIKELLDTRVRPAVAQDGGDITFHGFDRGIVYLHMQGACAGCPSSTMTLKMGIENLLRHYIPEVTEVRPIA; encoded by the coding sequence ATGTTTATTCAGACCGAAACCACACCGAACCCGGCCACGCTGAAATTCCTTCCCGGCCAGCCGGTTCTGGATGAAGGCACTGCTGATTTCACCACGGCGGAGGATGCTGCCGCGTCACCGCTGGCATCGCGGATCTTTGCGGCTGGCGGCGTGACGGGCGTTTTCCTCGGCACGGATTTTGTCACCGTTACCAAGGCCGATGACGTCCAGTGGGATCACATCAAGCCCGCATTGCTTGGCGCCATTATGGAGCATTACCAGTCCGGCGCTCCGGTCATGGACAGTTCCGCCGGGAAAGTTGGCCATGCAGAGCATGACGGCGAAGACGAGGGTGTCGTCTCGCAGATCAAGGAGCTTCTGGATACGCGGGTCAGACCGGCCGTCGCGCAGGATGGCGGCGACATCACCTTCCACGGCTTCGATCGCGGTATCGTCTATCTGCATATGCAGGGAGCCTGCGCGGGCTGCCCCTCCTCGACCATGACCCTGAAAATGGGGATCGAGAACCTGCTGCGCCATTATATCCCGGAAGTGACCGAGGTGCGCCCGATTGCGTAA